A segment of the Vagococcus hydrophili genome:
TGATGGTAATAAAACCATTAAGGCAATGTAAAGAATAAACCCTGGAAATCCTACTGTGAATAAAGCTAATAGAACATAGATAACACGAACAATCGTTGCATCAATTCCAATAAATTCTGCCACACCTGCTAAAGATCCTGAAATAACGACATTTGATCTAGATTTAGTTAATTTTCTTTTCATTTTTCTTCACTCCATTTTTTAATTATCTGTGTCTTTTAGAAGAATACTTCCTGTTGTTGTACTCAATTTAACAAACACCAGATTTTCATCATTTAATCTTCTGAATTCTAAGGCTTGGTTTGTTCGATCTTTTTTCTCACGAATCACTTCAACTTGATCCATTCGGTTTTTAATACTACCAAAATTAGTTTTACATGTCCCGTCAATGCCAATCGTTTCAGGAATAGCTAGTTTAATCGTTCCATTCACCGCACTGGCTTCAATTTTTTTAGGTTCTGAACCCACAGGTGTTGTTAATCTAATCTCACCGTTAATTAAGGAAACACTGATACTTCTAATATCTGCTTGTGTTTTGACATTACCATTCACCGTTTCACCAATGAAATCAATAATTTTACTATCAGTTACTTCGATTTCTCCGTTAACCCCTTCAACTTCGAGCATACTTGCTGAAACATGTTGGATTTTCATTTCACCATTCGTTGATTTTAAGTAAATATCGCCTAGCTCTAAATCATTTAATTTAATGTCACCGTTTAACATTTTTACTGACATGTGATCGTAGTTACGTTTTGGTAAATAGAAGTCTAAATCAACTTTCATGCGTTTATTTGGCACTTGGAAAGAAATTTTTTCATCATTTACTTCTATTTCACTTCGCTCTAAGAATGCTTCAAAAAGGCTAGGTGAATTGATTTTACCATAAAACTTAATGTTAGCAACAATTTTTACATCTTGTTGATCCCAGGTTTTAAAGTTAACTTTACCATTAGCAACTTTGACATCAATCAATGTCGCTTCATTTTCTGGGTACATAAATTCATGTGTTAGTGATTGACTAGCAACACCTGGTACTTTGATATTGATATCTTTCCAATCAACGTTGTCATTCATTGAACTTGTTACAGCATCGATGGTTTTCTTTAAGAAACCGCCCAGTTGTGTACTTGCTTCGCCAACTTTTTCACCCACTGTACTGAAAGTATCATTGGCTTGTTCTTTCCAATCTTCTGGAATATCGAATTTACTCTTCCATTCTTCTTTAGTTGTTTCTTTTTGCTCTTTCTTGAAATCTTTTAATTCTTCTTTTAAGGCGTTTCTTTCTTCAACTAATTCAACTTTGGTATTTTTTAGATAAGCTAAATCATTTTCTAATTGCTCACGTTCACACTTTTTATTGTCTGTTAAGCCGTCTAATTCTTCCATTGTATTTAAAACAGTGATGGCTTCTTCTTTTTCTTTAATGTCTTGATCCAAACCTTCAATCTCAACTGAAATTTCATCAATGTTTGCTGATACTTCATTAATGCCTTCAGTTAACTCTGCTAAAATTTTTTCTAAGTTCTCTTTGTCTTTACGTTCATTCGCTTCTAATTTTTTGAAAAATTCTTCTGTATCTTCAGTTTCTGAACCTTGGTTAATCAATTCTTCTACTGTTGGGTGTTCCTGTTTTTCACCCTCAGTTGCTTCTTGATTCACCTGAGTTGTTGTATTTTGTTTAACCTGTGACGCTTCTTTATTAACTAATTTTTCATCTTTTTCCGTCGCAATATTTTCCAATAAAACCAAAGCTTCCTCAGTAGACAATATTCCTTTTTTTACTAATTCTAAAATTCTATCTCTTTCTTGCATCTTTGATAGCCTCCTTGTTGGTTTATATTTCTTATATTGCTATTATGCCCTGTATTTATCTTTTTGTCATAGGACCTGAGTTGGATTTATTCATCTATCTCAAGAACCTAAAAAAGAGACCGAGTACTTAGCTCGATCTCTTTTGACTTAAAATTTTATAATCCGATGAATGGACTTGGATCCATAAAGCCACTCCAAATACCTGTAGCAATACCAAAGTGTAAATGGTTTCCTGTTGAGTTACCAGTTGTACCTACACCACCAATGACTTCACCTGCAGAAACAGTTTTACCAACTGAAGCGCCTGGTGCGTTCATGTGCATGTAATAAGTGTAGTTACCATCATCATGTTGGATAATAACATGGTTACCAGCACTCCAATGGAAACTTGATTCTACAACTTTTCCACCTTTTGATGCCATAATTGGTGTTCCAGCCGGAGCTGCCATATCAATACCATCATGGAAGTCACCTGAAGCACCTGTTGGATCTTGTCTACCACCAAAACCACTTGTAATAGTGAATGATGATAATGGACGTTGGTAACCACTAGCGTAACTCGTACCACCTGATGATTGACTATTATCAGCTGATCCTTTGTCTCCTGTTGGTTTACCTAAAGATTGTGGTTGTTCTGATTCTAATTTCTCTTCTGCTGCTTTTTGTGCAGCTTGAGCTGCTTTTTTAGCTGCTGCTTCTTTTTCAGCTACTTCTTTTTCACGACGTGCTTGCTCTTCAGCAATACGTTTTGCTTCTTCTTTTTGAGCTTCGTAGCCGGCTTTTTTATTTTTTGAATCATCTAAGTTCTTTAAAATTTCATTTGCCAATTTTACTTGATCTGCTTTTGAAACTTCTAATTCTTCTTGTTTGTCTTTAAGAATAGCTGCTTTTTCAGTAATTTCTTTAACTTTTGTTTCAATATCAGTTTTTTTCTTTTCTAAACTTGCTTGATCTTCTTTTTGAGCTTCCATAATATCATTATTAGCAGAAACTAATTTTGTATAAGCAACTGTTCTTCCAATTGCATCTGATAAAGATTCAGAGTCTAACAAAACATTGACAATGTCTTGTTTTTCTTGATTAATTTGAGTTGAACGAGCTTGCTCTTCAATTTTTTTATTTCTTTTTTCAATCTTTTGTTCTAATTCTTTAATTTCTCCAGTTAAATTATTAACTTCTTTTTCTAACTTTAGTTTTTCACTTAATAATTCGTCTGTTTCACTTGTTAATGTTTTAATCTTAGCTTCTAAATCAGCTAAACTATTATCTGTTGCTGCTTTTTTATCGTTTAATTTTTTTATATTTTGTTCTTCATTAGCAATTTTATTATCAATACTTTCAGCTTGAACAATACTTGGACATGTTAATCCCATGATTGATACAGCTGCTACACTTAAAATAATTGATTTACTTATCTTCATTTTTTTACCTCGACTTTTTTTTCGCTGTATAAACTATACCATAAGTGAAGATATAATAAAATTACAACTAGATTACAATTTGTAACGAATTTATTCAAAGA
Coding sequences within it:
- the liaX gene encoding daptomycin-sensing surface protein LiaX; translated protein: MQERDRILELVKKGILSTEEALVLLENIATEKDEKLVNKEASQVKQNTTTQVNQEATEGEKQEHPTVEELINQGSETEDTEEFFKKLEANERKDKENLEKILAELTEGINEVSANIDEISVEIEGLDQDIKEKEEAITVLNTMEELDGLTDNKKCEREQLENDLAYLKNTKVELVEERNALKEELKDFKKEQKETTKEEWKSKFDIPEDWKEQANDTFSTVGEKVGEASTQLGGFLKKTIDAVTSSMNDNVDWKDINIKVPGVASQSLTHEFMYPENEATLIDVKVANGKVNFKTWDQQDVKIVANIKFYGKINSPSLFEAFLERSEIEVNDEKISFQVPNKRMKVDLDFYLPKRNYDHMSVKMLNGDIKLNDLELGDIYLKSTNGEMKIQHVSASMLEVEGVNGEIEVTDSKIIDFIGETVNGNVKTQADIRSISVSLINGEIRLTTPVGSEPKKIEASAVNGTIKLAIPETIGIDGTCKTNFGSIKNRMDQVEVIREKKDRTNQALEFRRLNDENLVFVKLSTTTGSILLKDTDN
- a CDS encoding murein hydrolase activator EnvC family protein, translated to MKISKSIILSVAAVSIMGLTCPSIVQAESIDNKIANEEQNIKKLNDKKAATDNSLADLEAKIKTLTSETDELLSEKLKLEKEVNNLTGEIKELEQKIEKRNKKIEEQARSTQINQEKQDIVNVLLDSESLSDAIGRTVAYTKLVSANNDIMEAQKEDQASLEKKKTDIETKVKEITEKAAILKDKQEELEVSKADQVKLANEILKNLDDSKNKKAGYEAQKEEAKRIAEEQARREKEVAEKEAAAKKAAQAAQKAAEEKLESEQPQSLGKPTGDKGSADNSQSSGGTSYASGYQRPLSSFTITSGFGGRQDPTGASGDFHDGIDMAAPAGTPIMASKGGKVVESSFHWSAGNHVIIQHDDGNYTYYMHMNAPGASVGKTVSAGEVIGGVGTTGNSTGNHLHFGIATGIWSGFMDPSPFIGL
- a CDS encoding PspC domain-containing protein; this encodes MKRKLTKSRSNVVISGSLAGVAEFIGIDATIVRVIYVLLALFTVGFPGFILYIALMVLLPSGSNKRSEPYNPSYRNNNNDRNPYYSDKPRKEAQKVDNDDWSDF